A window of the Amycolatopsis solani genome harbors these coding sequences:
- a CDS encoding dioxygenase family protein translates to MTHTPVLYLSHGAPPLADDATWTRQLAGWSADLPKPRAILVVSAHWEEAPLTLGATTTVPLVYDFWGFPERYYQVKYASPGAPELAAQVRKLLRSTDTPVHDAPERGLDHGAYVPLVEMYPDADIPVLQVSMPSLDPQELFDLGRKLAPLRDEGVLIVGSGFFTHNLSGMARATDGTPPAWSAEFDHWGDEVLHSGDVDALLDFRHKAPAAALAHPRIEHFAPLFVSLGASSDESSGRTVIDGFWHGLAKRSLQFS, encoded by the coding sequence ATGACCCACACCCCGGTCCTCTACCTCAGCCACGGCGCCCCGCCGCTCGCCGACGACGCCACCTGGACCCGTCAGCTCGCCGGCTGGTCGGCCGACCTGCCGAAGCCCCGCGCGATCCTCGTCGTGTCGGCGCACTGGGAGGAGGCGCCGCTGACCCTCGGCGCGACGACGACCGTGCCGCTCGTCTACGACTTCTGGGGCTTCCCCGAGCGCTACTACCAGGTGAAGTACGCGTCGCCCGGCGCGCCGGAGCTGGCCGCGCAGGTGCGCAAGCTGCTTCGCTCCACGGACACGCCGGTGCACGACGCGCCGGAGCGGGGCCTCGACCACGGCGCTTACGTGCCGCTCGTCGAGATGTACCCGGACGCCGACATCCCGGTCCTGCAGGTCTCGATGCCGTCGCTGGACCCGCAGGAGCTGTTCGACCTGGGCCGCAAGCTCGCGCCGTTGCGCGACGAAGGCGTGCTGATCGTCGGCAGCGGCTTCTTCACCCACAACCTCAGCGGCATGGCCCGCGCCACCGACGGGACGCCGCCCGCGTGGTCGGCCGAGTTCGACCACTGGGGTGACGAGGTCCTGCACAGCGGGGACGTCGACGCGCTGCTCGACTTCCGGCACAAGGCGCCGGCGGCCGCGCTCGCGCACCCGCGGATCGAGCACTTCGCGCCGCTGTTCGTCTCCCTCGGCGCCAGCTCGGACGAAAGCTCCGGCCGCACCGTGATCGACGGCTTCTGGCACGGCTTGGCGAAGCGGTCCCTGCAGTTCTCCTGA
- a CDS encoding helix-turn-helix domain-containing protein: MVLNTIALGARTPEEVDAAMAPFVAADGSMVPKVADLRARGWVAATGELTEAGRAAHARVEERVESFRATATEGIDDADYRTTIRTLERCAANLEAA, encoded by the coding sequence TTGGTACTCAACACGATCGCGCTGGGCGCCCGCACGCCGGAGGAGGTCGACGCGGCCATGGCGCCGTTCGTCGCCGCCGACGGTTCAATGGTCCCGAAGGTGGCCGACCTGCGCGCCCGCGGCTGGGTCGCGGCGACCGGCGAGCTCACCGAAGCGGGCCGCGCGGCCCACGCCCGCGTCGAGGAGCGGGTCGAATCCTTCCGCGCCACCGCGACCGAGGGCATCGACGACGCGGACTACCGGACGACGATCCGCACGCTGGAGCGGTGCGCGGCCAACCTCGAAGCCGCCTGA
- a CDS encoding MarR family winged helix-turn-helix transcriptional regulator, whose product MTDAVADVERAMIAIRRSQQRRALSRIGKARGRGAHDPVHELLDVVEELGDRGEPSTVTALSAAMGVDQPRASRLVARAVEQGLLRREADQRDGRRAVLVPTEAGQAHLDELHAFRRSVFAEVMADWPEVDRDTFGRLLTAFVRGYGALG is encoded by the coding sequence ATGACGGACGCGGTGGCCGACGTCGAGCGCGCCATGATCGCGATCCGCCGCAGCCAGCAGCGGCGGGCCCTGAGCCGGATCGGCAAGGCCAGGGGCCGCGGCGCGCACGACCCGGTGCACGAACTGCTCGACGTCGTCGAGGAGCTCGGCGATCGCGGCGAGCCCAGCACGGTGACGGCCTTGAGCGCGGCGATGGGCGTCGACCAGCCCCGCGCGAGCCGGCTGGTGGCGCGCGCGGTCGAGCAGGGACTGCTGCGCCGCGAAGCCGATCAGCGCGACGGGCGGCGTGCGGTGCTCGTGCCGACGGAGGCCGGCCAGGCGCACCTCGACGAGCTGCACGCCTTCCGCCGCTCGGTTTTCGCGGAGGTCATGGCGGACTGGCCGGAGGTGGACCGCGACACCTTCGGCCGGCTCCTCACCGCGTTCGTCCGCGGGTACGGCGCCCTCGGTTAG
- the dnaB gene encoding replicative DNA helicase yields the protein MALTDDRGPMYAESDPGPSEPPPDGGGGGGGGFDRQPPQDIAAEQSVLGGMLLSKDAVADVIEALGPDDFYRPAHQAIYDCVLDLYGRGEPADPITVSAELERRGELGRVGGAPYLHTLIATVPTAANAGYYAEIVSEKAVLRRLVEAGTRIVQYGYGAAAADGANIDEVVDRAQAAIYDVTERRTSEDYVALEELLQPTMDEIDAIASRGGQSQGIPTGFTDFDELTNGLHPGQMIIVAARPGVGKSTLGLDFARSASIRHGLTSVIFSLEMSRTEIVMRMLSAEAKIRLADMRGGKMSDDDWTRLARRMSEVSEAPLFVDDSPNMTMMEIRAKARRLKQRNDLKLVVLDYLQLMTSGKRVESRQQEVSEFSRQMKLLAKEIEVPVIAISQLNRGPEQRTDKRPMLSDLRESGSLEQDADLVILVNRPDAWERDDPRAGEADLIIAKHRAGPTATITVAHQLHYSRFVDLSHD from the coding sequence GTGGCGCTGACCGACGACCGAGGTCCGATGTACGCGGAGTCCGACCCGGGGCCGAGCGAGCCGCCACCCGACGGCGGCGGTGGCGGCGGTGGCGGGTTCGACCGCCAGCCGCCGCAGGACATCGCGGCCGAGCAGTCCGTGCTCGGCGGCATGCTGCTGTCCAAGGACGCGGTCGCCGACGTCATCGAGGCCCTCGGTCCCGACGACTTCTACCGGCCCGCGCACCAGGCGATCTACGACTGCGTCCTCGACCTCTACGGCCGTGGCGAGCCGGCCGACCCGATCACGGTGTCGGCGGAGCTGGAGCGGCGCGGGGAGCTGGGCCGCGTCGGTGGCGCGCCCTACCTGCACACGCTGATCGCGACGGTGCCGACGGCGGCGAACGCCGGGTACTACGCGGAGATCGTCTCGGAGAAGGCAGTGCTGCGCCGGCTGGTCGAGGCGGGCACCCGGATCGTGCAGTACGGCTACGGCGCGGCCGCGGCCGACGGCGCGAACATCGACGAGGTGGTCGACCGCGCGCAGGCCGCGATCTACGACGTCACCGAGCGCCGGACCAGCGAGGACTACGTCGCGCTGGAAGAGCTGCTGCAGCCGACGATGGACGAGATCGACGCGATCGCGTCGCGCGGCGGCCAGTCCCAGGGCATCCCGACCGGGTTCACCGACTTCGACGAGCTGACCAACGGCCTGCACCCGGGCCAGATGATCATCGTCGCGGCCCGCCCGGGTGTCGGTAAGTCGACACTGGGCCTGGACTTCGCGCGGTCGGCGTCGATCCGGCACGGCCTGACCAGTGTCATCTTCTCCCTGGAAATGAGCCGGACCGAGATCGTCATGCGCATGCTCTCGGCCGAGGCGAAGATCCGCCTCGCCGACATGCGCGGCGGCAAGATGTCCGACGACGACTGGACGCGGCTGGCCCGCCGGATGAGCGAGGTGTCGGAGGCGCCGCTGTTCGTCGACGACTCGCCGAACATGACGATGATGGAGATCCGGGCGAAGGCGCGGCGGCTGAAGCAGCGCAACGACCTGAAGCTCGTCGTCCTCGACTACCTCCAGCTGATGACGTCCGGCAAGCGCGTCGAGTCGCGGCAGCAGGAAGTCTCGGAGTTCTCGCGGCAGATGAAGCTGCTGGCGAAGGAGATCGAGGTCCCGGTGATCGCGATCAGCCAGCTGAACCGTGGTCCCGAACAGCGCACGGACAAGCGCCCGATGCTGTCCGACCTGCGTGAGTCCGGCTCACTGGAGCAGGACGCCGACCTCGTCATCCTGGTCAACCGCCCGGACGCCTGGGAGCGCGACGACCCCCGCGCCGGCGAGGCGGACCTGATCATCGCGAAGCACCGTGCCGGCCCGACGGCGACGATCACCGTCGCCCACCAGCTGCACTACAGCCGCTTCGTCGACCTCTCGCACGACTAA
- a CDS encoding ESX secretion-associated protein EspG: MLDRQVTITTGTLVNLIRRRGGEPHTVLAETPTWYSDEAQRAEDERVNAELAKAGLFGPRGMHPGFVATVEAIARPQLEYYGWIDGGFQGKAVSYRLLGGSAGGEAFVLAKHEELDVVVLGSSRPGELLDDFLGQIPKLAPGRGTPLAVPKSQIEGTARGDDGEFAVLRNDRPAEGSQEADELRRILALRRMGSGSLYVAARSRTGARHRIERPVNYIDTSEGRWLTEEIPGRGENRIAFTPADQRVLADRLRSAQGRLTAA; encoded by the coding sequence GTGCTGGACAGGCAAGTCACCATCACGACCGGCACCCTGGTCAACCTGATCCGGCGCCGGGGCGGCGAGCCGCACACGGTACTGGCGGAGACGCCGACCTGGTACAGCGACGAGGCCCAGCGCGCGGAGGACGAGCGGGTCAACGCCGAGCTCGCCAAGGCCGGGCTTTTCGGCCCGCGCGGCATGCACCCCGGATTCGTCGCCACGGTCGAGGCGATCGCCCGGCCGCAGCTGGAGTACTACGGCTGGATCGACGGCGGCTTCCAGGGCAAGGCGGTCAGCTACCGGCTGCTCGGCGGCAGCGCCGGCGGGGAGGCGTTCGTGCTGGCCAAGCACGAAGAGCTGGACGTCGTCGTGCTGGGGTCTTCGCGGCCCGGCGAGCTGCTCGACGACTTCCTCGGCCAGATCCCGAAGCTGGCACCGGGCCGCGGGACGCCGTTGGCGGTGCCGAAGAGCCAGATCGAGGGCACCGCCCGCGGCGACGACGGCGAGTTCGCAGTGCTCCGCAACGACCGTCCGGCCGAGGGCTCGCAGGAGGCCGACGAGCTCCGCCGGATCCTCGCGTTGCGCCGGATGGGCAGCGGCAGCCTCTACGTCGCCGCCCGCAGCCGGACGGGCGCGCGGCACCGGATCGAACGCCCGGTTAACTACATCGATACCTCGGAAGGCCGGTGGCTGACCGAGGAGATTCCGGGGCGTGGCGAGAACCGGATCGCCTTCACCCCGGCCGACCAGCGCGTTCTCGCTGACCGGTTACGCAGCGCACAGGGCCGGCTCACCGCGGCCTGA
- a CDS encoding DUF3558 domain-containing protein, which produces MNRRLLAVPALAFAVLAVAGCGGKTRGTANAAPSTAESSSETRSVADTAPHVPSPLNTGAITSDACATLSASARSDLGLGEGEPRSTGNGPSCTFTEAADPGNQIDVTTVTANKNGLQDVYDTKANDAYWGETQAAGYPGVYAAAVDDRKNGKCGLFVAVTDQLAVNILVQYDNGAGASDPCSVAMKFGESMIHTLGG; this is translated from the coding sequence GTGAACCGACGACTTCTCGCCGTCCCGGCACTGGCCTTCGCCGTGCTCGCCGTCGCCGGGTGCGGCGGCAAGACCAGGGGTACCGCGAACGCGGCGCCGTCGACCGCCGAGTCGAGCAGCGAAACCCGCTCCGTCGCCGACACCGCGCCGCACGTGCCGAGCCCGCTGAACACCGGCGCGATCACCTCGGACGCCTGCGCGACGCTGTCGGCGTCGGCGCGCTCCGACCTGGGGCTCGGCGAAGGCGAACCGCGGAGCACGGGCAACGGCCCGAGCTGCACGTTCACCGAAGCGGCCGACCCCGGCAACCAGATCGACGTGACCACGGTGACCGCGAACAAGAACGGGCTCCAGGACGTCTACGACACCAAGGCCAACGACGCGTACTGGGGTGAAACCCAGGCCGCCGGCTACCCGGGCGTCTACGCCGCCGCGGTCGACGACCGCAAGAACGGCAAGTGCGGCCTGTTCGTCGCGGTGACCGACCAGCTGGCGGTGAACATCCTGGTGCAGTACGACAACGGCGCCGGCGCTTCGGACCCGTGCTCGGTGGCGATGAAGTTCGGCGAGTCGATGATCCACACCCTGGGAGGCTGA
- the rplI gene encoding 50S ribosomal protein L9: protein MAKIILTTDVANLGGPGDIVEVKDGYARNYLLPRGYAIVASKGAEKNVRTIQRAQESRRIRDLDHAKEIKATLEGLGAIQLTGKAAEGSKKLFGSITAGEIVDAIKAAGGPLLDKRVIELRDHIKTVGKHSVGARLHPDVKVDVRLEVKAAAQ from the coding sequence ATGGCGAAGATCATCCTCACCACGGACGTGGCCAACCTCGGCGGCCCCGGCGACATCGTCGAGGTCAAGGACGGCTACGCGCGCAACTACCTGCTCCCGCGGGGCTACGCGATCGTGGCCTCCAAGGGCGCGGAGAAGAACGTGCGCACCATCCAGCGCGCGCAGGAGAGCCGTCGCATCCGCGACCTCGACCACGCCAAGGAGATCAAGGCGACGCTGGAGGGCCTCGGCGCCATCCAGCTCACCGGCAAGGCGGCCGAGGGCTCGAAGAAGCTCTTCGGTTCGATCACCGCCGGCGAGATCGTCGACGCGATCAAGGCGGCCGGTGGCCCGCTGCTCGACAAGCGCGTCATCGAGCTCCGCGACCACATCAAGACCGTGGGCAAGCACTCGGTCGGCGCCCGGCTTCACCCGGACGTGAAGGTCGACGTGCGGCTCGAGGTCAAGGCCGCCGCGCAGTAA
- the rpsR gene encoding 30S ribosomal protein S18, whose translation MAKPPIRKPKKKVCVFCKAEKKGRPELIDYKDTNLLRKYISDRGKIRARRVTGNCSQHQRDIAIAVKNSREMALLPYTSTAR comes from the coding sequence GTGGCCAAGCCACCCATCCGCAAGCCCAAGAAGAAGGTCTGCGTGTTCTGCAAGGCCGAGAAGAAGGGCCGCCCGGAACTGATCGACTACAAGGACACCAACCTGCTGCGGAAGTACATCTCCGACCGCGGCAAGATCCGTGCCCGTCGCGTCACCGGCAACTGCAGCCAGCACCAGCGTGACATCGCCATCGCGGTCAAGAACTCCCGCGAGATGGCGCTGCTCCCCTACACCTCGACCGCGCGCTAA
- a CDS encoding single-stranded DNA-binding protein, with amino-acid sequence MAGDTVITVVGNLTSDPELRFTPSGAAVANFTVASTPRTLDRQSGEWKDGEALFLRCNIWRQAAENVAESLTRGARVVVQGRLKQRSFETKEGEKRTVVELEVDEIGPSLRYATAKVNKVSRGGGGGGDFGGGGGGGGNRGGGGAPADDPWGSAPAASSGGGGGFSDEPPF; translated from the coding sequence ATGGCTGGAGACACCGTCATCACGGTGGTCGGCAACCTGACGTCCGACCCGGAACTGCGCTTCACCCCGTCCGGTGCGGCGGTCGCGAACTTCACCGTCGCGTCCACCCCGCGCACGCTCGACCGGCAGTCCGGCGAGTGGAAGGACGGCGAGGCGCTGTTCCTGCGCTGCAACATCTGGCGGCAGGCGGCGGAGAACGTCGCCGAGTCGCTGACGCGCGGCGCCCGCGTCGTCGTGCAGGGCCGCCTCAAGCAGCGGTCGTTCGAGACGAAGGAAGGCGAGAAGCGCACCGTCGTCGAGCTCGAGGTCGACGAGATCGGCCCCTCGCTGCGCTACGCCACGGCCAAGGTCAACAAGGTCAGCCGCGGTGGCGGCGGCGGTGGTGACTTCGGCGGCGGCGGCGGAGGCGGTGGCAACCGCGGCGGCGGCGGCGCACCGGCCGACGACCCGTGGGGTTCCGCCCCGGCCGCGAGCAGCGGCGGTGGCGGCGGCTTCTCGGACGAGCCCCCGTTCTGA
- the rpsF gene encoding 30S ribosomal protein S6 — protein sequence MSRHYEVMVILDPTLDERTVAPTLDTFLNVIRTSGGSVEKVDVWGRRRLSYEIKKHAEGIYALLDLNSSSDAVKELDRQLSLQETVLRTKVMRREVKRAAAPKPAAAKA from the coding sequence GTGTCACGCCATTACGAGGTAATGGTCATCCTGGACCCCACGCTCGACGAGCGTACGGTCGCCCCGACCCTCGACACGTTCCTCAACGTCATCCGCACTTCGGGCGGAAGCGTCGAGAAGGTCGACGTCTGGGGCCGTCGTCGCCTCTCGTACGAGATCAAGAAGCACGCGGAGGGCATCTACGCCCTGCTCGACCTGAACTCGTCTTCGGACGCGGTGAAGGAGCTGGACCGCCAGCTGTCGCTGCAGGAGACCGTGCTCCGCACCAAGGTCATGCGCCGCGAGGTCAAGCGCGCCGCAGCGCCCAAGCCCGCTGCCGCCAAGGCCTGA
- a CDS encoding deoxyribonuclease IV — protein sequence MLIGAHVRDDDPLTAVAERKADVVQFFLSDPQGWKAPKPHPHGEAIAADPVEVFIHSPYLINVASLNNRIRIPSRKNVTQHADGAAAIGAKGLIVHGGHVGANDDVEAGLDNWRKLFEREQEKGGFKVPILIENTAGGENAMTRDLDVIARLWDKVGEFGAGFCLDTCHAFAAGWDLATAVEKVKAITGRIDLVHLNNSRDEFGSTRDRHANVVEGEGTIDPEVLAEVARAAGAPVVVETPADGQAADIAYLREKLA from the coding sequence ATGCTGATTGGCGCCCATGTCCGTGACGACGACCCGTTGACCGCGGTCGCCGAGCGCAAAGCCGACGTCGTCCAGTTCTTCCTCTCGGACCCGCAGGGCTGGAAGGCCCCGAAGCCCCACCCCCACGGCGAGGCCATCGCGGCCGACCCCGTCGAGGTGTTCATCCACTCTCCCTACCTCATCAACGTGGCTTCGCTGAACAACCGGATCCGGATCCCATCCCGTAAGAACGTCACGCAGCACGCGGACGGTGCGGCAGCCATTGGCGCGAAGGGCCTGATCGTGCACGGCGGGCACGTCGGCGCGAACGACGACGTCGAGGCCGGCCTGGACAACTGGCGCAAGCTCTTCGAGCGCGAGCAGGAAAAGGGCGGCTTCAAGGTCCCGATCCTGATCGAGAACACCGCGGGCGGCGAGAACGCGATGACCCGCGACCTCGACGTCATCGCCCGGCTGTGGGACAAGGTCGGCGAGTTCGGTGCCGGGTTCTGCCTGGACACCTGCCACGCGTTCGCCGCGGGCTGGGACCTCGCGACCGCCGTCGAGAAGGTCAAGGCCATCACCGGCCGGATCGACCTGGTGCACCTCAACAACTCGCGCGACGAGTTCGGCTCGACCCGCGACCGGCACGCCAACGTCGTCGAGGGCGAAGGCACGATCGACCCCGAGGTGCTGGCCGAGGTGGCCCGCGCGGCGGGCGCGCCGGTCGTCGTCGAGACCCCGGCGGACGGCCAGGCCGCCGACATCGCGTACCTGCGGGAGAAGCTCGCTTAG
- a CDS encoding glycosyltransferase family 87 protein: MPEETTREPDPGPVTLTRADRVVPSWNEPLAAAVTRPVGGPLGEHAAVGRHWFWSPQRVGLLLATLALMLCWFGKGSCIQQYQDSSGATQLDWRAGRPFVAMCYSDIVPLYSSERLDRAGTFPYYTSWKENTQTAENGTRYMEYPVFTGLFQWANAKLAAGWYHVAEAGWLPGGLPVAIYFDITAFFLALAWLVTVWATGRTMKRRPWDMVLVAISPLVLVHAFTNFDAIATAFTATGLLAWARKRPLLAGLLLGLGATAKLYPLFLLGVLFVLCLRAGKLTPFWKTAAATVVTWLAVNAPFILTATRGWWEFFRMNTLRPMDPDSLYNVLSYTTGWTGFDGVLQKNQTPTYLNLTVAVLFLACCAGIAYIALAAPRRPRVGQLAFLVVAAFLLTNKVWSPQYSLWLVPLAVLAIPRWRLLLTWMLIDALVWVPRMFYYLGVDHKGLPEGWFLGTVVVRDLAVAGLCVLVVREIYRPGTDLVRRDGDDDPAGGFLDGARDVIVPNAVRRRRRKAVAV, encoded by the coding sequence GTGCCAGAGGAGACCACGCGGGAGCCGGATCCCGGTCCCGTGACGCTGACCCGGGCCGACCGGGTCGTCCCGAGCTGGAACGAGCCACTCGCGGCGGCGGTCACCAGACCCGTCGGCGGCCCGCTCGGTGAGCACGCGGCGGTCGGCAGGCACTGGTTCTGGTCACCCCAGCGCGTCGGGCTGCTGCTCGCCACGCTCGCACTGATGCTCTGCTGGTTCGGCAAGGGCTCCTGCATCCAGCAGTACCAGGACTCGAGCGGCGCCACCCAGCTCGACTGGCGCGCGGGCCGCCCGTTCGTCGCGATGTGCTACTCCGACATCGTGCCGCTCTACAGCTCCGAGCGGCTCGACCGGGCGGGCACCTTCCCGTACTACACGTCGTGGAAGGAGAACACGCAGACGGCGGAGAACGGCACCCGGTACATGGAATACCCGGTGTTCACCGGCCTCTTCCAGTGGGCGAACGCGAAGCTCGCGGCGGGCTGGTACCACGTCGCCGAGGCCGGCTGGCTGCCCGGCGGGCTGCCGGTCGCCATCTACTTCGACATCACGGCGTTCTTCCTGGCGCTCGCCTGGCTCGTCACCGTCTGGGCGACCGGGCGCACGATGAAACGCCGGCCGTGGGACATGGTGCTGGTGGCGATCTCGCCGCTGGTGCTGGTGCACGCCTTCACCAACTTCGACGCGATCGCGACCGCGTTCACCGCGACCGGCCTGTTGGCCTGGGCGCGCAAACGGCCACTGCTCGCCGGCCTGCTGCTCGGCCTCGGCGCGACCGCGAAGCTCTACCCGCTGTTCCTGCTCGGCGTGCTGTTCGTGCTGTGCCTGCGCGCGGGGAAGCTGACGCCGTTCTGGAAGACCGCGGCCGCCACGGTCGTGACGTGGCTGGCGGTGAACGCGCCGTTCATCCTCACCGCCACCCGCGGCTGGTGGGAGTTCTTCCGGATGAACACGCTGCGGCCGATGGACCCGGACTCGCTGTACAACGTCCTCTCGTACACGACGGGCTGGACCGGGTTCGACGGCGTGCTGCAGAAGAACCAGACGCCGACGTACCTGAACCTGACCGTGGCCGTGCTGTTCCTGGCCTGCTGCGCGGGCATCGCCTACATCGCGCTCGCCGCGCCACGACGGCCGCGCGTCGGCCAGCTCGCGTTCCTGGTCGTGGCCGCGTTCCTGCTGACGAACAAGGTGTGGAGCCCGCAGTACTCGCTGTGGCTGGTGCCGCTGGCGGTGCTGGCGATCCCGCGCTGGCGGCTACTGCTGACCTGGATGCTGATCGACGCGCTGGTCTGGGTGCCGCGGATGTTCTACTACCTCGGCGTCGACCACAAGGGCCTGCCCGAAGGCTGGTTCCTCGGCACGGTCGTGGTGCGCGACCTGGCCGTCGCCGGGCTGTGCGTGCTGGTCGTCCGCGAGATCTACCGGCCGGGCACCGACCTGGTCCGCCGCGACGGCGACGACGACCCGGCCGGCGGCTTCCTCGACGGCGCCCGGGACGTGATCGTCCCGAACGCCGTCCGGCGCCGCCGCCGGAAGGCCGTCGCGGTCTAA